The nucleotide sequence ATACTGCACTGAAGATTATTTCTAAGATTGTTGGAAGAGAACTCATCATTAGAGATGCTAAAAGGTTCCATCATTTTAAAGACGGGCTATGCTCTTGCCGTGATTATTGGTGAACAACATGAACTTAGGTACTTCAACCCTTTTTTGTTATCGATAATCCCCCTTTATTATTCATTCGTTAGGTTAATATATTAAAACTATAGTGGCTGCAATTTGTGCAAACAAGTTTTATATTGCTGACTAAGCTCAATTTACATGCAATAAATCATACAGTTGCTGCTTTCAGTTCCCGTGTGATTTGCAATATTGTATGGTTTGTTTTTTTGTAGTGCTTAAACTTTAAAAATGATAGGCTTTGGCTTTAAAATTCTGGTTGTTCAGTTGTCCGGTGGGAGATGGACATAATAATACAGAAGTAGTAGCTACTGAAAGATTTAACTGTGTTTTTTCACAAGTTCACATTACAAAAAACTTAGGCCCGGTTGTGGTTGAAATCAAAGGAATGTCTGGCAAATATTTGTCTTGTCATGATTTGAGAAGAAGAGAGAATgagagtgagtgagtgagagGAGTGTAgctgaatgaatcactcatttgGAGTTGCTATTTCACACTTACAGACAACTCCCATGAAGCAAAGGCTAAAAATCATGTGCGTCTAGTGTATGAGGGGGTATGTACGTgtattattgaaaaagaaaaaaacaaaaaaaaccccAAAAGAAAAGGAAGGTGGTAAGTACTCAATGGAAAATTTTCAAACCAACCATTGAAATAACATACACATATCTAATTTCAAGTTTTCATCATCACTATCACTCTTGtatacactctctctctctctctctctctctctctctatatatatatatatatatatatatatatNNNNNNNNNNNNNNNNNNNNNNNNNNNNNNNNNNNNNNNNNNNNNNNNNNNNNNNNNNNNNNNNNNNNNNNNNNNNNNNNNNNNNNNNNNNNNNNNNNNNNNNNNNNNNNNNNNNNNNNNNNNNNNNNNNNNNNNNNNNNNNNNNNNNNNNNNNNNNNNNNNNNNNNNNNNNNNNNNNNNNNNNNNNNNNNNNNNNNNNNNNNNNNNNNNNNNNNNNNNNNNNNNNNNNNNNNNNNNNNNNNNNNNNNNNNNNNNNNNNNNNNNNNNNNNNNNNNNNNNNNNNNNNNNNNNNNNNNNNNNNNNNNNNNNNNNNNNNNNNNNNNNNNNNNNNNNNNNNNNNNNNNNNNNNNNNNNNNNNNNNNNNNNNNNNNNNNNNNNNNNNNNNNNNNNNNNNNNNNNNNNNNNNNNNNNNNNNNNNNNNNNNNNNNNNNNNNNNNNNNNNNNNNNNNNNNNNNNNNNNNNNNNNNNNNNNNNNNNNNNNNNNNNNNNNNNNNNNNNNNNNNNNNNNNNNNNNNNNNNNNNNNNNNNNNNNNNNNNNNNNNNNNNNNNNNNNNNNNNNNNNNNNNNNNNNNNNNNNNNNNNNNNNNNNNNNNNNNNNNNNNNNNNNNNNNNNNNNNNNNNNNNNNNNNNNNNNNNNNNNNNNNNNNNNNNNNNNNNNNNNNNNNNNNNNNNNNNNNNNNNNNNNNNNNNNNNNNNNNNNNNNNNNNNNNNNNNNNNNNNNNNNNNNNNNNNNNNNNNNNNNNNNNNNNNNNNNNNNNNNNNNNNNNNNNNNNNNNNNNNNNNNNNNNNNNNNNNNNNNNNNNNNNNNNNNNNNNNNNNNNNNNNNTACAAGTCGTCAAGGCCATGTTCAGCTACCGAAGGTTGCATCATGCCAATGACTTAGGATTCAATCATGTTGAAGGAGAACTTTGAAAGCAGCTGAGGGACCGCTGATATCACTTGCCCATATCTctgcaaaatgcaaaaataaaggCATTCAGGAAAACATAGCACCACTGTGTTAAGTCATAACTTCAGTCACCAAAAAATGAGCATAAGGAACTTCTATAGTTTATATTATCCTCAAATGATTCTAACATGGTTTTAATTCCCTAATATACAACAATGTGAATCAATTCAAGCATCATATAGCCTGTGACCTAAATACTTTCCGGGTCCAATGGAAATCCATACCTTCTGATTTTCATGAATTTGGAAATCCATACCTTTTGGTTTTCATGAATTTGGCACAATGGAACTGCAAGCAACTTTAGGTTCTTTGGCACAATGAATTTTCGACTCTCCGGCAGCTTCACAAGAAAAAGTTTCGTACACTCCTTCACCACAAAACCATAAACAAGACTATAAGGGCATCCTCAACTACATAAGCAAAGCCATTTGAATGATTACATACCTTAGGTTTTCTCACATTAGGTGGCAGGTAGGGATACAATAATGTTTCGAATTCAGCTCTCCACCACATTCCAAGGCACTCACCCACCTAAATCAAGTATAGCACAATTCATATGATGAACTATATATAGTAGTGAGGTAGGTATATGGTGACAATTGAAAAATAACGAGTTTAATACCTCCCATTCAGTCCCATTGTCATCTTCATTAACAGATAGCTTCCTTACCAGCTTACGCCTCAATCCATCAATATCTGGAAATTCATAGAATCTTGCTTGTTAGAAATGCAGGTAGGAAAATATTATCAAACAATAACTTAGCCTCCCATTTCGAGCTTTTGAGGCTTCCTACGATACCTGATTCACCTGGTCTTAAGCGACCACCAGGTAGTTTAAAGAAGGAATTCTTGACTTGCAACAGCAGCAAATGTGGATGTTTGAACAACTCAACCTGTTCCAAGAACATTTACATTCTGTCAGCACACAAACATATTGCTTGTATCAATGGCATAGAACATGGACTGTTATCCAGCACTTCAGGGACAACGAATGCAAATAACCAATAACAAATATGAATATTACTCAAAGAAAATTCAAGTCAATTTCAGCCTTCCATGCTTTCCTCCCAAAATTCAAGTAAAAATTAACATGTAACCGAAAAATTTCAGAGAAAGGAAATAATATAGCATGAGCTCAATCATATATACCATATTACTAATATAAACTTGTTTTCCAAAAACAACATATAAAGCACAACATTTTTCCTCCAATCATGAATTACTAATCTTTTAGGTAACACTTCCATGGAACTACTCAATCAAGTGAACAAAATTATCAAggtattttattaataaaaaaaaaaaaaactgtgaaagaaaaaaaatgaagggTGAAGGAACAAGAGAAACAACCCACCAGAATGACAGCTTCCACGCAATTACGGATTCCACGAGCAGCATAGCTaaggtgcaaaattaaaagagagtTAGACCGAAGAAGGAAGGAACAAAGCTAGAACACAAGTGAAATTGTAAAATCAGAGAAAACAGAACTTAGATTAAGGAAAAAGAACGAACTTGGATTTCATCCTGGAAAAGCGATCAGCTAGGGTTTCATCCTTGAAAGGAATAGAGTGTTTGGCGCCAAAGTAGTAATTGCTCAAAGGGTATAGGTCAACTTCAAGTCGTTGATTGCGATCGTACTCACTCTCATGATTACGATTACGATGATGATGATAGAGAGTGGTAGCTTCAGCAGCTTCACCCATTTTCAGTTATCAGTAAAACAAAATCTATCTCCGTTGCTTCGTGTTGCATTCAATTAATACAGGTTAACGAAGTTGCAGAAAGCGCGAGAGGGTGCCACGAACACACACAAGGAGAAAGAAGATTCAAGACACGAGAGTGAGTGAGGTAGCTGTCGTGTCAACGTTCCAGAGCGATCCCACACAACTCAGCAGTCACCGCAAATCCATAATGGGCTCAGATAATTGGGCCTATTTGGGCCACAGTATCAGAACTTTAGATAGATGTATTTTAATTAGTTGAACTGGCCCATACTATGACCCAAAAATTATTTTCCGTTGCCGGGACTTGAACCCGGGTCTCTCGGGTGAGAGCCGAGTATCCTAACCACCTAGACTACAACGGAGTTGCTATTTGCATTGCCAAGAATTTATTTAACCCTGAGTTCACCATATCTATCTACTTTTTCCGagttaatactcaatttggtcctGAACTTACACACAAGTCTTAATTTAGTTCTTGAGGTTTCAATTGCCTCTATTTAGTCCCCAAAATTTATAAACGTGCTTCATATTAGTCCCTGAGacgatttttagtataaaaacgttAATGGAGCGCTATTATAGACTATCAGATGTCACGTTAAAACTTGTAAAATAATGTAGTTTTAGTTTTGGCATTTAAATAGCTCAAAAACGGTGTCATATCACTTATTTTGTtaagtaaaattttaataaacaccatTTACGATGTTGTTTTTGGGTTATTTGAGTGTCAAAACTAAAATGACATCATTTTACAAGGTTTAGTGTGGCATCCGGTTGTTCACGACAGTCTTCCGTTAAAGTTTGTACGTTGAAAATTGTTTCAAGGACTAATATGAGTTATGTTCACAAAGTTTGAGGACTAAATAGAGACAATTGAAACTTTAAGAACTAAATTGAGACTCGCGTGTAAGTTCAGGGACCAAATTAAGTATTATCTCCTATTTTTCCATAAAAAATAAGATTCCTTGATTCTTCAcctgaaaaagatttaaaaaaaaatccattGTACAAACATTTCACCTTAACTTAGGATTTGGGAAAGGACTGAACTTAAATGGATGTAATATAGTCAGTTTAATCTAATAATTATATTTGTAGTTGATTCCACAACTTAAATCTCAAAATCTTTAAAGTCATATGAAAACAATTTaatctttgaaaaagaaattgtttagtttttttttattagtaTTAGTTAATTTCCTACTTAAAAATGAGATATTTTGATTTGGAATACTTTTGGTTGAGTGACTGATAAGCAACCATCTCTTTTTAATCTGATCCAATATATTACAAGAATTCCCTAAATCATACATCTGTGTATATATGTAGACACTGTATAGTGGTTATAAGGtgaaattttcttcttttttatgttggtaaaaactaaaattgaatgGGACGTTTTACTATACAAATTAAAGTTGTATAGAGAGAATATAAAttctttttatagttattttttattattttattattgttcAAAATGTAAGTCCTAACTttttcaatctctttttcatcccataaaaagaaaaatatgtaaaCTTATATCTTTACCATATAATTTACCAAATTGATTTTATACTTGCCCAAGACTCTTGCAGTTTTTGGTTTACATCAGAATTTTCTACTTGTCTTTGTTTACAAGCAATGCATTGTGGCAGATGGATAACTAATGCCCAATTTTTACATAaagaattaagataagataactcaACAATTGTAGCTGTGAAGTTGATTTAGTAAGTCAAGAGTTGCCATATCTGACTATTCAAACTCTTAAGTCTCCTTTGTCTGCAAGTGCCACGATATAAGGTTTAAGCCCACTCAGCATGCAACCATCAATTTAACACCTCAACCATTTATATGGTTTAATTCCAAGCTACTTTATTTTTAGATGCTTCAGGGAGAAAATGTTCAGTAAATAATATTACTAATGATAAAGAGAAAGGCAACTGCTTCTTTTGATGAATGGAGTTATCCTCCTATAATCCTATTATATTGCCTGGATTGATTTATAAATTAAGCAGGCCCTGCCTCACCTACCTACTTTAAATCATGAAATCTTTAATGAAGATGTGGACATTTATATAGGGGagtatttgatttattttatttcgcATAATGTATGTTGTAGTGATCATCCCAAATTGAAAATTATGTACACCAGTTTTGTATCTTGTGTCACCACTCCCTTTGTGTCAAAATGCGTGCTTTTATTGGAAAAGTATAGGATACTAATAGATTATCTGCTaacttattattaataataattaattattatattttaaatatatgtataaagaAATNNNNNNNNNNNNNNNNNNNNNNNNNNNNNNNNNNNNNNNNNNNNNNNNNNNNNNNNNNNNNNNNNNNNNNNNNNNNNNNNNNNNNNNNNNNNNNNNNNNNNNNNNNNNNNNNNNNNNNNNNNNNNNNNNNNNNNNNNNNNNNNNNNNNNNNNNNNNNNNNNNNNNNNNNNNNNNNNNNNNNNNNNNNNNNNNNNNNNNNNNNNNNNNNNNNNNNNNNNNNNNNNNNNNNNNNNNNNNNNNNNNNNNNNNNNNNNNNNNNNNNNNNNNNNNNNNNNNNNNNNNNNNNNNNNNNNNNNNNNNNNNNNNNNNNNNNNNNNNNNNNNNNNNNNNNNNNNNNNNNNNNNNNNNNNNNNNNNNNNNNNNNNNNNNNNNNNNNNNNNNNNNNNNNNNNNNNNNNNNNNNNNNNNNNNNNNNNNNNNNNNNNNNNNNNNNNNNNNNNNNNNNNNNNNNNNNNNNNNNNNNNNNNNNNNNNNNNNNNNNNNNNNNNNNNNNNNNNNNNNNNNNNNNNNNNNNNNNNNNNNNNNNNNNNNNNNNNNNNNNNNNNNNNNNNNNNNNNNNNNNNNNNNNNNNNNNNNNNNNNNNNNNNNNNNNNNNNNNNNNNNNNNNNNNNNNNNNNNNNNNNNNNNNNNNNNNNNNNNNNNNNNNNNNNNNNNNNNNNNNNNNNNNNNNNNNNNNNNNNNNNNNNNNNNNNNNNNNNNNNNNNNNNNNNNNNNNNNNNNNNNNNNNNNNNNNNNNNNNNNNNNNNNNNNNNNNNNNNNNNNNNNNNNNNNNNNNNNNNNNNNNNNNNNNNNNNNNNNNNNNNNNNNNNNNNNNNNNNNNNNNNNNNNNNNNNNNNNNTTATtaaacttaattataaaaaagatatttttattagacacattcacaaaaatatttttattaaatacaattataaataagagttaacAGAAATTAGTAGAAATGCTTTTGGTAACGTAACCAGATTAACTTTTATTAGATGATAAAAATCCCACAATCATAATATATTATATTGATAAATGAATGAAAAGACTAACTGATAAATAAAGTAGAGTTAGAGtcaccagaaaaaaaaaaaagtagagttagtacttattatttatttatttattttttttatcatatctcaATATTTAGGTGGAATATCATGTTGAGTCGGTCACTTTTTTAAAAAACAATGAGGTCCTtgataaaaaaaaactcaatcTGATCCCTGATAATTACTTCAAAAGGACAACGAAATCTCTGTGTCAAAAaagtcaatgttatttttttttgtacaGAAATTAAtctgtccaaaaaaaaaaggattagAGGTCAAATGTAGTATTCActcttattaaaattattttaaattatgcaAATTTTATTGAATACAATCAATATAATTTACACCTatcaaaaattacttttattacaatttataaaatataacaattataatttttttttaaaaaaatattttttttcaaataccAGCTTTAACAAGCTACCAAACCAGGCCTGAAGCACCCAAGGAATCTACGTAAAAAACTGAAGATCAACTCGATCAattggagaaaaaaaaaattaaagtaaatattagtTTCCTGTTTATAAAGTGacctttttttcttgttttagtttttttattaatttcCATATTCATATTAAGTATTAACTCAAAATAGGACAGAGAAGAACTCAAGTCAATTCTGTTGAGCTTTCAATAGTTAATCTTGAAAGAGGGTCTCTTTGATCCATAAACAGATGAATTGTAGAGGAAGCAGCAATTGCTTTTTATGTTGAATAACGCAAAGTTCCTCTCTTTTTCTTAGATATTTTCAACAAGTAAGACTCCTTCTTCCTCCATCGAAGGCCAGTGTCTCTTTAATCTTTTCCCTTTCCAATTTCCTGTTGTTGTTTAATGCTTTAATTCTCTGTTACCTTTTTCTGATGGGTTTTTCCAATTTTTCCTTCTGATgcagaaattttttttgaaattattattaaaattttacatgtGTAACTATGTAAGACTTTTCTTTGTTGATGATTTCTGTAGATTCAGATTTTTATGTCTGCTCATTACTTATTTTGGTATGTTATTACATGTATTGTCAAATCAAAGACAAAGATGCATGTGTGATAGAATTCTTTTTGATTATTTATGTGACCTgaaaattctaaatttggatttgGGAGATGTTATTACCAGCTGTATGCTGAAACTTTCCAGCTTTGATAAACAATATCCTTTGTTATACAATGCATGATTAGTATCTTAAATAACAAGCTTGTGGTTTTTGAGGAGGATAGTGAATAGTGTAGCTGCTTCAAATGCCTAAATCTCATACTTAATGTAATTGCTACTGCTtctaaccaaaccaaaccaaagaGCATAGGTGGTTTTTTTGTAATATGTTATAGTTCAGATGTGGAAGAAGAATTTTGTGGTTCCTTGGAACAACGGAAAATCTGAAAAGATTAATGTATTTAACATGTTTTGCAATGGTATAAACATATGGTTCATATGAAACATCAGAAATTTTGCAGAATATGGGATGCTTAGGAGTCAAGTTCTTGAATTGCTGCACATGCATATTTGTTGAATCTAGTACTTCTGAGATCCAAAGTCCTCAAATACATTTAGCATATACCTTGCATGAGCTACATTTGCTATTCAATTATCTGGTTCTAAACAGAGACATTCTAGTCTCAGACAAATCATGATTTTATCTTA is from Arachis ipaensis cultivar K30076 chromosome B01, Araip1.1, whole genome shotgun sequence and encodes:
- the LOC107643394 gene encoding pre-mRNA cleavage factor Im 25 kDa subunit 1 (The sequence of the model RefSeq protein was modified relative to this genomic sequence to represent the inferred CDS: added 46 bases not found in genome assembly), with the protein product MGEAAEATTLYHHHHRNRNHESEYDRNQRLEVDLYPLSNYYFGAKHSIPFKDETLADRFSRMKSNYAARGIRNCVEAVILVELFKHPHLLLLQVKNSFFKLPGGRLRPGESDIDGLRRKLVRKLSVNEDDNGTEWEVGECLGMWWRAEFETLLYPYLPPNVRKPKECTKLFLVKLPESRKFIVPKNLKLLAVPLCQIHENQKRYGQVISAVPQLLSKFSFNMIES